A single genomic interval of Arctopsyche grandis isolate Sample6627 chromosome 8, ASM5162203v2, whole genome shotgun sequence harbors:
- the LOC143915884 gene encoding venom carboxylesterase-6-like → MDFPRVKLKLGDLKGVKVKTINNKEYFSFKGIPYAEPPIGKLRFKAPVPVKNWTGIKEVTKENNIALQLDENTRSVIGDENCLFLNVNTPSLPSKNKCLYSVLVYLHHGGFIVGSGSAAKFGPDLFIEQDIVFVSINYRLGAFGFLSLGCAEATGNMGLKDQSLALRWVQENIALFNGNPKDVTLMGISAGSASVEYQMLSKASEGLFHKAILQSGSCLNPWARTKDPVKLAYDLCRDLVSEQDKRTSELFKFTPVIEKNTPGIEPFISEEPLTLFKKGKFSKIPTITGFSEKEGTLFKEDYGECVEDMLKQNFIEYLPFKGNKADLDQRLRQIYKPREEDINDDDLVNDYLSDLLFIGGIFTSLSQSKVNYFKVCYDIKEAGACHGDEVSFLAITSEVDEEIPIQI, encoded by the exons ATGGATTTTCCACGTGTTAAACTTAAATTGGGAGATTTGAAAGGTGTAAAAGTGAAAACCATCaataataaagaatattttAGCTTTAAAGGAATACCATACGCTGAACCACCAATTGGAAAATTGAGATTcaaa GCACCTGTTCCCGTTAAAAATTGGACAGGTATAAAAGAAGTcactaaagaaaataatatagcCCTTCAACTTGATGAAAATACTAGGAGTGTAATAGGAGATGAAAATtgcttatttttaaatgtgaacACACCAAGTTTGCcatcaaaaaataaatgcttATATTCAGTGCTTGTATATCTTCATCATGGAGGCTTTATAGTTGGTTCCGGAAGTGCAGCAAAGTTTGGACCTGATCTATTCATCGAACAGGACATCGTCTTCGTTTCAATCAACTATCGCTTGGgtgcttttggatttttatcCTTAGGTTGTGCAGAAGCAACTGGAAATATGGGTTTAAAAGATCAAAGTTTAGCTCTTCGTTGGGTTCAAGAAAACATCGCTTTATTTAATGGAAACCCCAAAGACGTTACTTTAATGGGTATCAGCGCAGGATCTGCTTCAGTCGAATATCAAATGCTTTCGAAGGCATCCGAAGGACTATTTCACAAGGCGATATTACAATCTGGATCTTGTTTAAACCCTTGGGCTCGCACTAAAGATCCTGTCAAGTTGGCCTATGACTTGTGTAGAGATTTAG TAAGCGAACAAGATAAAAGGACGAgtgaattattcaaatttacacctgttattgaaaaaaatacacccGGTATAGAACCATTCATAAGTGAAGAGCCTTTGACTCTgtttaaaaaaggaaaattctCAAAAATACCTACTATCACTGGATTTTCTGAAAAAGAAGGCACACTCTTCAAAGAAGACTACGGAGAATGTGTTGAAGATATGCTCAAGCAAAATTTCATAGAATACCTACCATTCAAAGGTAACAAAGCCGATTTGGACCAAAGACTAAGACAAATATATAAACCAAGAGAAGAAGATATAAATGATGACGATTTAGTAAACGACTATTTATCAGATTTGCTATTCATCGGTGGCATATTCACATCTTTGTCTCAAAG CAAAGTAAATTATTTCAAGGTATGTTACGATATAAAAGAGGCTGGGGCTTGCCACGGAGACGAGGTTTCGTTTTTGGCGATAACCTCTGAGGTCGACGAAG AAATCCCAATTCAAATATGA